In Paenibacillus hexagrammi, the following are encoded in one genomic region:
- a CDS encoding sensor histidine kinase, protein MERIELFTKQLGEYFQFVTRNASDEIPLVDEIHHAWVYSEIQQLRFSRRIQVQFEELPKAVEHVKVPRLIVQPILENAFEHSLERMSSGGVVAVRFDLTDTEIRVVVEDNGNGLTDELLHDIAESLKK, encoded by the coding sequence TTGGAGCGAATCGAGTTATTTACGAAGCAGCTTGGTGAGTATTTCCAGTTTGTAACTAGGAATGCATCCGATGAAATTCCATTAGTGGATGAAATTCATCATGCATGGGTCTATAGTGAGATCCAGCAGCTCCGGTTTTCCAGAAGAATTCAAGTACAGTTTGAAGAGCTGCCCAAAGCCGTTGAACATGTGAAAGTTCCCCGTTTAATCGTGCAGCCTATCCTTGAGAATGCTTTCGAGCACAGTTTAGAGCGTATGTCGAGCGGCGGCGTTGTCGCCGTGCGATTTGATCTGACCGATACAGAAATCCGCGTAGTTGTCGAAGATAACGGTAACGGTCTAACCGATGAGCTTTTACATGATATCGCTGAATCTCTGAAAAAATAA
- a CDS encoding beta-xylosidase family glycoside hydrolase — MSLLFDDDGRVYLVYGGGTIKVIELTSDATAIKEGGMNKTIIENASAPGGSGGLGAEGSHIYKINGKYYIFNISWPSGSIRTELVHRADSIDGTYEGKIALRSGSNSNSAGVAQGGIVQSPDGKWYGVLFQDYGSVGRIPYIVPMTWSEDGWPVFSDVNDTGIPAELSKSWVSSDDFDQRSEKVAAYHTEVASGENDDNGSHLGLVWQWNHNPDNRYWSLTDRPGYLRLTTGRTSTDILDARNSLTQRTFGPESSGTVSVDVSHMKDGDYAGIAAFQKNYGFVGVKMSGDTKSVVMVNGSSGTAVELASIPVTQNTIYLRTELDFKNRTDKAYFLYSLDGEHWASIGNALQMSYTLPHFMGYRFALFNFATKTTGGYVDFDYFKLDDKLSGANFDTNLKSLQVNGSQVSGFNPSIYSYSIDVPAGSAIPQVTAAASDSDASVTIAQATSLPGKATVTVSRDGLQTTVYTINFDTPAMVAIEAEKAAENTADAYVSGTANGHTWTLVDGQSSKAMQFLPDDGTSVTPGTDAASLAAGSKLGYKINFPTSGTYNVWILAKSHSYQTDSIHVGIDNQYKFTSNGIQAISNSDFRWMNLSNGGSAVTGGTTLNISAGMHELNFWGRESGLIIDRIYVTTSNSAADPVWPTNTTGVALEGPAQAAKGSAFDLKYGLHGMNQNIYGQDVTFTYDPTQVEFVSAESVNPDEVVIVDKAQKQGEVRLLAATIGPNARLDGNLIQLHWKAKSDTTANASTISLSKGTIADEAGHEKELGSKSYTVQLTGAVVDKAALLALIADAQSKHDAAIEGSGAGQYPAGSKSALQVAIDQAKAVAGSTEATQEQVEQAVSALTAALQTFEDSVITIQPGDTNGDGHYSIGDLGIVAAAYGKTSADPNWSSYQNADLNGDGKVDIEDLAAMARKILE; from the coding sequence ATGTCGCTGCTGTTCGATGATGACGGACGCGTATATTTGGTTTATGGAGGCGGAACCATTAAGGTGATTGAGCTTACTTCAGATGCAACAGCCATTAAAGAAGGCGGCATGAATAAGACAATCATTGAAAATGCAAGCGCTCCCGGCGGTTCCGGCGGTCTTGGAGCTGAAGGCTCACACATCTATAAAATCAATGGCAAATATTATATTTTCAATATCTCATGGCCATCAGGAAGTATTCGTACCGAATTGGTACACAGAGCTGATTCGATCGATGGCACCTATGAAGGCAAAATTGCGCTAAGATCGGGAAGTAATTCAAACAGTGCAGGTGTCGCGCAGGGCGGGATTGTTCAATCCCCTGACGGCAAATGGTACGGCGTATTGTTCCAGGACTACGGTTCAGTAGGACGTATTCCCTACATTGTACCGATGACATGGAGTGAAGACGGGTGGCCAGTATTTAGTGATGTCAATGATACGGGAATTCCAGCTGAACTTTCAAAGTCGTGGGTTTCGTCGGATGATTTCGATCAGAGATCCGAGAAAGTCGCGGCCTACCATACAGAGGTAGCAAGCGGGGAAAATGATGACAATGGATCTCACCTTGGACTTGTTTGGCAGTGGAATCATAACCCAGACAATAGATATTGGTCGCTTACTGACCGTCCGGGGTACCTAAGATTGACCACAGGCAGAACGAGTACCGACATTCTTGATGCGAGGAATTCATTGACACAAAGAACCTTCGGGCCAGAGAGCTCAGGAACCGTTTCCGTGGATGTCAGCCACATGAAGGATGGAGATTATGCCGGAATTGCCGCATTCCAGAAAAACTACGGATTCGTCGGTGTTAAGATGTCAGGTGATACCAAATCTGTGGTTATGGTCAACGGAAGCTCAGGCACAGCTGTAGAGCTGGCAAGTATCCCTGTGACTCAGAACACTATATATTTAAGAACGGAATTGGATTTTAAAAATAGAACGGATAAAGCTTATTTCCTTTACAGTCTTGACGGTGAGCATTGGGCATCCATAGGGAACGCGCTTCAAATGTCCTATACATTGCCGCATTTTATGGGCTATCGCTTTGCTTTGTTTAACTTTGCTACTAAAACAACAGGCGGATACGTAGACTTTGACTATTTCAAACTCGATGATAAGCTGTCAGGTGCCAATTTTGACACGAACCTGAAGAGCCTTCAAGTGAATGGTTCACAAGTGAGCGGATTTAATCCGAGCATTTACAGCTATTCCATTGACGTTCCTGCTGGATCGGCTATTCCTCAGGTTACCGCTGCAGCCAGCGATTCTGATGCAAGCGTTACAATTGCACAAGCAACATCGCTGCCAGGTAAAGCTACAGTGACCGTAAGCAGAGACGGCTTACAAACTACAGTCTATACGATTAATTTTGATACGCCAGCTATGGTGGCTATTGAGGCGGAAAAAGCAGCGGAAAACACCGCTGATGCTTATGTATCTGGTACGGCTAACGGCCATACGTGGACGCTTGTTGACGGACAGTCCTCGAAAGCGATGCAATTTTTGCCTGACGACGGCACTTCAGTTACACCAGGTACGGATGCTGCCAGCCTTGCTGCGGGTTCTAAATTGGGATATAAAATAAACTTCCCAACTTCAGGAACCTACAATGTTTGGATTCTTGCCAAGAGTCATAGCTACCAAACGGACTCTATCCACGTTGGAATAGACAATCAATATAAGTTTACGTCCAATGGCATTCAAGCTATCAGTAACAGTGATTTTAGATGGATGAATCTTAGCAATGGAGGTTCGGCAGTTACCGGCGGCACCACATTAAATATTTCCGCAGGTATGCATGAATTGAACTTCTGGGGAAGGGAATCTGGCTTAATTATTGATCGGATTTACGTTACAACTAGCAATTCGGCCGCAGACCCTGTATGGCCGACGAATACAACAGGTGTTGCACTTGAGGGGCCAGCGCAAGCTGCTAAAGGATCAGCCTTTGATTTGAAATACGGGTTACACGGTATGAATCAGAATATCTATGGTCAGGATGTAACCTTTACGTATGATCCGACCCAAGTAGAGTTCGTATCCGCTGAATCCGTGAATCCGGACGAAGTGGTGATCGTTGACAAAGCCCAGAAGCAAGGTGAGGTTCGTCTACTTGCAGCCACAATCGGCCCGAACGCACGTCTGGACGGCAACCTTATTCAACTTCACTGGAAGGCGAAATCCGACACTACGGCAAATGCTTCTACGATTTCCCTGTCCAAAGGGACCATTGCCGATGAAGCTGGTCACGAGAAAGAATTGGGGAGCAAATCGTACACCGTTCAGCTCACCGGAGCTGTCGTTGACAAAGCTGCACTTCTTGCATTGATCGCGGATGCGCAAAGCAAGCATGATGCGGCAATCGAGGGCAGCGGCGCAGGACAGTATCCAGCTGGCTCCAAGTCAGCGCTTCAAGTGGCAATTGATCAAGCGAAAGCTGTTGCGGGCAGCACGGAGGCAACTCAAGAGCAAGTTGAGCAAGCGGTAAGCGCATTGACAGCAGCATTGCAAACGTTCGAGGATTCAGTCATTACCATTCAACCTGGTGACACGAACGGGGATGGACATTATTCCATTGGCGACTTGGGCATCGTTGCAGCAGCCTATGGCAAAACATCTGCTGATCCGAACTGGTCCAGCTACCAAAATGCTGATTTGAACGGTGACGGTAAAGTGGATATCGAGGATCTTGCGGCCATGGCTAGGAAGATACTTGAGTAG
- a CDS encoding dockerin type I domain-containing protein → MQQRWRKTSADPDWSSYKNADLNNDGKVDIEDLAAVAKKILERSKHLPLLDTKCNIAYLNEGEGCPCRLLIMVHGRMALPQIH, encoded by the coding sequence TTGCAGCAGCGTTGGAGGAAAACTTCTGCTGATCCAGATTGGTCTAGCTACAAGAATGCGGACTTGAACAATGACGGTAAGGTTGATATCGAAGACCTTGCAGCAGTGGCTAAGAAAATTCTTGAGAGAAGTAAACATCTGCCCCTCCTTGATACAAAATGTAACATTGCTTATTTGAATGAGGGGGAGGGCTGTCCCTGTAGACTGTTGATAATGGTACATGGAAGGATGGCTCTCCCCCAGATTCACTAG
- a CDS encoding family 43 glycosylhydrolase, with amino-acid sequence MYKRLFAFVFAFTLLLGILPAASIHAEESTAKNPIIWADVPDVDVIRVGDSYYMTSTTMHMNPGVPIMKSKDLVNWEIVNYVYDILASGDKQTLSNGQNIYGQGSWASSIRYHNGKFYVVFASNDIGKTYIFQTTDIEKGPWGEA; translated from the coding sequence ATGTACAAACGATTATTTGCATTCGTATTCGCATTCACATTGTTACTTGGCATTCTTCCAGCTGCATCAATACATGCTGAAGAGAGTACGGCGAAAAACCCCATCATATGGGCAGATGTACCGGATGTGGATGTGATTAGGGTCGGAGATTCGTATTATATGACCAGCACGACCATGCACATGAACCCTGGGGTTCCGATCATGAAATCCAAGGATCTCGTCAATTGGGAAATTGTAAATTACGTGTATGATATTCTCGCTTCCGGCGATAAGCAAACGCTATCAAACGGGCAGAACATATACGGGCAAGGCTCATGGGCCAGCAGCATTAGATATCATAACGGCAAGTTCTATGTTGTATTTGCCTCTAACGATATTGGCAAAACTTATATCTTCCAAACAACAGATATCGAGAAGGGTCCTTGGGGAGAAGCATGA
- a CDS encoding glycoside hydrolase family protein, producing MRIPGINKYNGKYYYSYCTNFSGGHPSDIPTGTIAYMVSDNPLGPFTFEKTILPNPATFFGVGGNNHHAMFEFNGKWYITYHAQTLAKAMAGERHVPANGRAAAWLPQCTHQ from the coding sequence TTGAGGATTCCAGGAATCAATAAATATAACGGGAAATACTATTATTCGTATTGCACCAATTTCTCAGGAGGGCATCCGTCGGATATACCTACGGGAACGATTGCCTACATGGTCAGCGACAATCCGCTGGGTCCATTTACCTTTGAAAAGACGATCCTGCCGAATCCTGCTACTTTCTTCGGCGTAGGCGGTAACAATCACCACGCGATGTTTGAATTTAACGGGAAATGGTATATCACCTACCATGCACAGACTCTTGCGAAGGCCATGGCGGGAGAGCGGCATGTACCCGCAAATGGGCGGGCAGCCGCATGGCTACCGCAATGCACACATCAATGA
- a CDS encoding carbohydrate-binding protein, with amino-acid sequence MTQTEGIQNITGDYAGVSQVKNLNPYTRVEAETIGWNGGISTESTTEPGGMVSDINLAVSSINDGDWTAASQVDFGRRRRYIYCQGCERVERWNCRAASGQCGWRIDRDASSLPIQAGKIAGRRKQPMFPELQASMTSIWYTGGAPSANLFKVDYWQFTQKSAAHDLIAINAYTDKYKIDTASGTNTAAMNVKAIYADGTSEDVTTQLLQPRRKAVLSMSRAGL; translated from the coding sequence TTGACTCAAACGGAGGGGATTCAGAATATTACCGGCGATTATGCAGGTGTTTCCCAGGTTAAGAACTTGAATCCGTATACAAGGGTTGAAGCGGAAACGATTGGGTGGAACGGTGGTATTTCTACGGAAAGCACTACGGAACCCGGAGGAATGGTAAGCGACATCAATCTGGCAGTCAGCAGTATCAATGACGGAGATTGGACAGCCGCATCCCAAGTAGACTTTGGCAGACGGCGCAGGTACATTTACTGCCAAGGTTGCGAGCGGGTCGAGCGGTGGAACTGTAGAGCTGCATCTGGACAGTGCGGATGGCGCATTGATCGGGACGCTTCCTCATTACCAATACAGGCGGGGAAAATAGCTGGAAGACGGAAACAACCAATGTTTCCGGAGCTGCAGGCGTCCATGACCTCTATATGGTATACAGGGGGAGCCCCATCAGCTAATCTCTTTAAAGTAGATTATTGGCAGTTTACACAAAAGAGCGCTGCGCATGATCTGATTGCGATCAATGCGTATACGGATAAGTACAAAATTGACACAGCTTCAGGAACGAATACAGCTGCAATGAATGTCAAGGCGATCTATGCGGATGGAACAAGCGAAGATGTAACGACTCAGCTGCTGCAACCCCGGCGCAAAGCGGTATTGTCAATGTCGAGGGCGGGGCTGTAA
- a CDS encoding cohesin domain-containing protein: protein MSGTDAATLASGSRLGYKINFTTAGNYNVWALVNTDSSNYNGDSVHVGLDNKYAFTTNGLAASGTGWVWVNLSTASGGATLNIPTGSHELNFWGREDGLIIDRIYLTTSNSTTAPVWPSAPSGVVLSGPAEAAKGSNFDMSYGLSGMDQNIYGQDITFTYDPTQVEFESAESVNPDQVVIVDKAQKQGEVRFIVATLGQNAHLDGSLLNLHWKVKNDTAATASTISLSKGIIADEAGIEKEVDSRSYTVQLSGVVVDKAALLALIADAQSKHDAATEGTGVGQYPAGTKAALQAAIDQAKAVADNTAATQQQVEQAVSSLTAALKTFTDSVITRKPGDTNGDGQYSVGDLGMVAAAYGKTSADSDWNSYKAADLNNDGKIDIEDLAAMARKILE from the coding sequence ATGTCTGGTACAGATGCTGCTACACTGGCATCAGGCTCCAGATTAGGATACAAGATCAATTTTACCACCGCAGGGAATTATAACGTCTGGGCATTGGTGAATACGGATAGCTCCAATTATAATGGCGATTCCGTTCATGTTGGATTGGATAACAAGTATGCTTTCACAACCAATGGTTTGGCAGCCAGCGGCACTGGCTGGGTGTGGGTGAATCTCAGTACTGCTTCTGGGGGCGCTACGCTAAATATTCCTACCGGTTCGCATGAATTGAATTTCTGGGGACGGGAAGATGGACTAATCATCGACCGAATTTATTTGACGACAAGTAATTCGACTACAGCCCCAGTCTGGCCGTCTGCACCTAGCGGTGTTGTTCTTAGCGGGCCTGCAGAAGCTGCTAAAGGCTCCAACTTCGACATGAGTTATGGATTAAGCGGCATGGATCAAAATATTTACGGTCAGGATATCACGTTTACGTATGACCCGACACAGGTGGAATTCGAATCCGCTGAATCCGTGAATCCGGATCAAGTGGTCATTGTCGATAAGGCTCAGAAGCAGGGGGAAGTCCGATTCATTGTTGCTACTTTGGGACAAAACGCCCATCTCGACGGCAGCTTATTGAACCTTCATTGGAAGGTCAAGAATGATACGGCGGCAACAGCTTCTACTATTTCCCTTTCTAAAGGTATCATCGCCGATGAAGCCGGTATTGAAAAGGAAGTAGACAGCAGATCGTATACCGTCCAGCTTAGTGGCGTAGTCGTTGATAAGGCTGCACTGCTTGCATTAATTGCCGATGCACAAAGCAAGCATGATGCGGCAACAGAGGGAACCGGTGTAGGACAATATCCGGCAGGCACCAAAGCAGCGCTTCAAGCAGCAATTGATCAAGCGAAAGCTGTAGCGGATAACACGGCAGCAACTCAGCAGCAGGTAGAACAAGCGGTAAGCTCACTCACTGCAGCGTTGAAAACGTTCACGGATTCCGTCATCACTAGGAAACCAGGTGATACGAACGGTGACGGTCAATACTCCGTAGGCGATTTGGGCATGGTCGCAGCAGCCTATGGTAAAACATCCGCCGATTCGGATTGGAACAGCTACAAAGCTGCCGACCTGAACAACGATGGCAAGATTGACATTGAAGACTTGGCGGCAATGGCTAGAAAAATACTTGAATAG
- a CDS encoding helix-turn-helix domain-containing protein has translation MNLSEYMDEVRIEISKDLLKQDELKIAEVGARVGYETPHSFTRFFKKITGMTPLEYREIVRK, from the coding sequence GTGAATCTATCTGAGTATATGGACGAGGTTCGAATCGAAATATCCAAGGATTTACTTAAGCAGGACGAATTGAAAATTGCAGAGGTAGGCGCTCGGGTGGGGTATGAAACTCCACATTCGTTTACCCGGTTTTTTAAAAAAATAACAGGTATGACCCCGTTGGAATATCGTGAAATTGTGCGGAAATAA
- a CDS encoding response regulator: MYRMLIVDDEEIITDGLFGVFSQLNLGLDVYKAYSGLEALDLMRSTRVDIVLSDIRMPGMDGLKLMQTIRSNWEHCKIIFLTGYNDFDYIYQAIQTPGVSYLP, from the coding sequence ATGTATAGAATGCTGATTGTCGATGATGAGGAGATTATTACGGACGGACTCTTTGGCGTGTTCAGCCAATTGAATCTTGGACTCGATGTATATAAAGCATACTCCGGCTTGGAAGCTCTGGATCTGATGCGCAGTACGAGAGTGGATATCGTATTAAGCGACATTCGAATGCCAGGCATGGACGGCCTGAAGCTTATGCAAACAATTCGAAGCAACTGGGAGCATTGCAAAATTATATTTTTGACCGGGTATAACGACTTTGATTATATATATCAAGCCATTCAAACGCCAGGGGTTAGTTACCTCCCTTAA
- a CDS encoding family 43 glycosylhydrolase: MVSAFMACSICAAMFASVTFADNPVVQTTYTADPAPMVYNGTVYLYTGHDLDIATNSYKMVDWKCYSSTDMVNWTDHGSVLDVTAFKWANQTQDANAAQVIYRNGKFYYYAAVSSTIPGKGGIALGVAVSDSPTGPFKDAIGGPLVTNDMTKYASHSWDDLDPTVIH; the protein is encoded by the coding sequence GTGGTAAGCGCTTTTATGGCATGCAGTATCTGTGCAGCGATGTTTGCTTCCGTGACCTTTGCAGATAATCCAGTCGTGCAAACCACATATACCGCTGACCCTGCACCAATGGTGTATAACGGTACGGTGTATCTTTACACAGGGCATGACCTGGATATTGCTACGAATTCGTATAAGATGGTCGATTGGAAATGCTACTCATCAACCGATATGGTGAACTGGACCGATCACGGTTCTGTGTTGGATGTTACTGCTTTTAAATGGGCTAACCAGACACAGGATGCCAATGCGGCCCAGGTTATTTATCGAAATGGGAAATTTTACTACTATGCAGCGGTCTCTTCTACGATTCCTGGCAAGGGAGGTATCGCCTTAGGTGTTGCTGTGTCGGATAGTCCCACAGGTCCCTTCAAAGATGCGATCGGAGGACCGCTTGTTACCAATGACATGACGAAGTACGCATCCCACTCTTGGGATGATCTTGATCCGACGGTTATTCATTGA
- a CDS encoding carbohydrate-binding protein, which produces MIRRLFIDDDGQAYLYWGNNALYYAKLNDDMISLDGDITAIPLTTDSIGPDYEEAPWVYKRDGLYYLVYASGFPESIRYSTSTSPTGPWTYRGVVMPQQGTSSTNHPGIIDYKGNSYFFYHKAGLPGGGSYKRSVSIEKFEYNADGTIPTFNMTTAGVANSTGHLNPYTNNEAETIAWESGITTEPSSQGGMVVSSVDNGDYIKVESVDFGDIGAGTFKAQVASSSAGGTIELHLDSADGALIGTLPISNTGGDSSWMTKATTVSGAVGVHDLYMVYRGASTGNLFTVDNWQFGEKSAVHDLAAINASSDTYKIDTASGTNKASMKVTAIYTDGTSEDVTAQAAITPEQSGIVSVSGGAVTGVGYGSTSINVSYGGKTDSLNMLVKDMNSELTVKRITVDNPSVALDSGKTAAFKVTAEYLDGHTEDVTQRAEYRNPSPGIADVSNGTITAKASGTTDVVVSYKGELGDAVSAQIHVTVNTPTVVAIEAEKAAENSADAYVIGNANGHTWSLVDGESTKAMQFLPDDGTSVTPGTDAASLAAGSKLGYKVNFPTSGTYNVWILAKSHSYQTDSIHVGLDNQYKFTSNGIQGVSNGQFKWVNLSNGGDIVTGGTTLNISAGMHELNFWGRESGLSIDRIYLTTSNATTDPVWLTTPKGALLGGPTEAAKGSTFELNYGLSGMDQNVYAQDVTFTYDPSQVEFVSAESENPNQVVIVDKAQKQGEVRFIAATIGQNAHLDGSILKLHWKVKSDTAAAASTISLSKGIIADQTGAEKDLESRAIAVRLTGVVVDKTALLALITDAQTKHDAAAEGTGVGQYPVGSKAVLQTAIDQAKAIADNSSSSQQQVEQAVVALTTALQTFMDSVVTKQPGDVNNDGRYSVGDLGMVAAAYGKTSADPNWSTYKDADLNNDGKIDIEDLAAMARQILN; this is translated from the coding sequence TTGATCCGACGGTTATTCATTGATGATGATGGTCAGGCCTACTTGTACTGGGGCAACAATGCCTTGTATTATGCCAAGTTAAACGATGATATGATTTCGCTCGACGGCGATATCACGGCGATTCCTTTAACAACAGATTCGATAGGACCGGATTACGAAGAAGCTCCGTGGGTCTACAAACGCGATGGACTCTATTATCTGGTCTATGCGTCCGGTTTTCCGGAATCTATTCGGTACTCTACAAGTACCAGCCCAACCGGACCTTGGACATATAGAGGGGTTGTCATGCCGCAACAAGGCACCAGCTCGACGAACCATCCGGGAATCATTGATTACAAAGGAAATTCCTACTTCTTTTATCACAAAGCAGGGCTGCCAGGAGGTGGAAGTTACAAGCGTTCTGTTAGTATTGAAAAATTTGAATATAATGCCGACGGTACGATACCGACATTTAATATGACGACTGCAGGTGTTGCGAACAGCACGGGTCATTTAAATCCGTATACCAATAATGAAGCTGAAACCATAGCCTGGGAGTCCGGTATTACAACCGAGCCCTCCAGTCAAGGAGGAATGGTCGTAAGCAGCGTTGATAACGGGGACTATATCAAAGTGGAGAGTGTTGATTTTGGCGACATAGGTGCAGGAACATTTAAAGCTCAAGTTGCAAGCAGTTCAGCAGGTGGAACGATTGAACTGCATCTTGACAGTGCGGACGGCGCCTTGATCGGGACCCTCCCTATTTCCAACACCGGTGGCGATAGCAGCTGGATGACGAAAGCAACGACTGTATCTGGTGCAGTTGGAGTCCATGATCTATACATGGTATATAGAGGGGCATCCACAGGGAATCTCTTCACAGTAGATAACTGGCAATTCGGGGAAAAGAGCGCTGTTCATGATCTTGCAGCGATCAATGCATCCTCCGATACATATAAAATTGATACGGCTTCGGGAACCAACAAGGCAAGCATGAAGGTTACAGCCATTTATACCGACGGAACAAGTGAGGATGTTACTGCTCAGGCAGCAATAACTCCAGAGCAAAGCGGAATTGTCAGTGTCAGCGGCGGTGCTGTAACCGGAGTGGGCTATGGCTCTACTAGCATTAATGTCAGCTACGGAGGAAAAACAGATTCACTGAATATGCTCGTAAAGGATATGAACAGTGAACTGACGGTGAAGAGGATTACCGTTGACAACCCTTCCGTTGCGCTGGATTCCGGTAAAACAGCAGCATTTAAAGTAACCGCAGAATATCTCGACGGCCACACGGAAGACGTGACACAAAGAGCTGAATACAGGAATCCAAGTCCTGGAATCGCAGATGTTTCGAACGGCACAATTACGGCGAAAGCCAGTGGAACAACCGATGTGGTTGTAAGTTATAAAGGGGAACTGGGCGATGCTGTAAGCGCACAGATACATGTCACGGTCAATACACCTACGGTGGTGGCCATTGAGGCGGAAAAAGCGGCTGAAAATTCAGCAGACGCTTATGTTATTGGCAATGCAAACGGCCATACTTGGTCACTAGTGGACGGAGAGTCTACGAAAGCCATGCAATTTTTACCTGATGACGGGACCTCGGTTACTCCGGGGACGGATGCGGCAAGCCTCGCTGCGGGCTCCAAGCTGGGGTATAAAGTTAACTTTCCGACTTCAGGAACTTACAATGTTTGGATTCTAGCCAAGAGTCATAGCTATCAAACGGATTCCATTCACGTTGGACTCGATAATCAGTATAAGTTCACTTCCAATGGAATTCAGGGTGTTAGCAACGGTCAGTTTAAATGGGTGAATCTCAGTAATGGAGGTGATATTGTAACCGGCGGCACTACTTTGAATATTTCTGCCGGCATGCATGAATTGAACTTCTGGGGGCGGGAATCGGGACTCAGTATCGACCGGATTTATTTGACCACTAGTAATGCAACCACAGATCCTGTATGGTTGACAACACCCAAAGGTGCCCTACTCGGAGGGCCAACGGAAGCAGCTAAAGGATCAACGTTTGAACTGAATTATGGCTTAAGCGGCATGGATCAAAATGTTTATGCACAAGATGTAACATTTACGTATGATCCAAGCCAGGTAGAGTTTGTTTCGGCCGAATCCGAGAATCCGAATCAAGTTGTGATCGTTGATAAGGCTCAGAAGCAAGGTGAAGTGCGATTCATTGCAGCAACTATTGGGCAAAACGCGCATCTTGACGGCAGCATTCTGAAGCTCCATTGGAAGGTGAAATCCGATACTGCAGCAGCTGCATCTACAATTTCTCTATCCAAAGGGATCATTGCGGATCAGACAGGTGCTGAAAAAGATCTGGAGAGCAGGGCTATTGCCGTTCGTCTCACTGGCGTAGTTGTTGACAAGACCGCACTGCTAGCCTTAATTACGGATGCACAAACCAAGCATGATGCAGCTGCAGAAGGAACCGGTGTTGGCCAGTATCCGGTAGGCTCCAAAGCAGTGCTTCAGACAGCGATCGATCAAGCGAAAGCAATTGCAGATAACTCATCTTCATCTCAGCAGCAAGTAGAGCAGGCGGTAGTTGCATTGACGACAGCGCTGCAAACGTTCATGGATTCTGTCGTTACCAAACAGCCTGGCGATGTGAACAATGATGGCCGTTATTCTGTGGGCGATTTGGGTATGGTTGCGGCAGCTTATGGCAAAACATCCGCTGATCCGAACTGGTCTACTTATAAAGATGCAGATTTGAACAACGATGGTAAGATCGACATCGAGGATCTTGCAGCTATGGCAAGGCAGATACTCAATTAG
- a CDS encoding Ig-like domain-containing protein — MTLQAGTNGTIAASVAPENATNKNLTWTSSNQAVATVDELGNVTAVAAGTATITATAQDGSGKKAEAEVTVTAPQGAVLQGPAEASRGQLLI, encoded by the coding sequence TTGACCCTTCAAGCAGGAACTAATGGAACGATTGCAGCCTCAGTGGCTCCTGAGAATGCAACCAATAAGAATTTGACATGGACATCCAGCAATCAAGCAGTAGCAACGGTTGACGAATTGGGGAACGTAACGGCGGTAGCAGCCGGTACGGCAACAATTACAGCAACAGCGCAGGATGGCTCGGGCAAGAAAGCAGAAGCTGAGGTCACAGTTACAGCTCCTCAAGGTGCGGTTCTTCAAGGGCCGGCAGAAGCTTCTAGGGGGCAGCTTTTGATTTGA
- a CDS encoding carbohydrate binding domain-containing protein, whose protein sequence is MYVAGRKTTGSGPKQSVDGKVKAGVTYKYSAKVKYDFWSCYLDNLTLPFEMKIRLI, encoded by the coding sequence TTGTATGTTGCCGGCAGAAAGACAACTGGCTCCGGACCTAAGCAATCCGTTGACGGAAAAGTGAAAGCAGGCGTGACCTATAAGTATTCCGCGAAGGTTAAATATGACTTCTGGTCCTGCTACTTAGACAATTTAACCTTACCCTTCGAAATGAAGATCCGGTTAATATGA